Proteins encoded together in one Micromonospora auratinigra window:
- a CDS encoding 4-(cytidine 5'-diphospho)-2-C-methyl-D-erythritol kinase, giving the protein MTEAWRPDDEDGPRRGASGPVKVRVPAKVNLHLGVGPLRRDGYHELNTVYHAISIYDELTARRGDTLTLTMEGEGAGELALDDSNLAIRAAHALAGYAGVPPYARLHLRKQIPLAGGLAGGSADAAAALVACDALWGTGLSRDELAGIAADLGSDVPFLIHGGTALGTGRGEAVSPVLARPTSWHWVVAVADGGLSTPAAYRELDRLRDAGSAGPPLGSTDGLLAALRQRDPRVLAATLGNDLQDAALTMRPALADTLKAGEAAGALAGIVSGSGPTCVFLATDEADAGRIAAELETAGVCREARVAHGPVAGARIV; this is encoded by the coding sequence GTGACCGAGGCCTGGCGACCGGACGACGAGGACGGGCCGCGGCGCGGGGCCAGCGGGCCGGTGAAGGTGCGGGTGCCCGCCAAGGTCAACCTGCACCTCGGGGTGGGGCCGCTGCGCCGGGACGGCTACCACGAACTGAACACCGTCTACCACGCGATCTCGATCTACGACGAGCTGACCGCCCGCCGGGGCGACACGCTCACCCTCACCATGGAGGGCGAGGGCGCGGGCGAGCTGGCCCTGGACGACTCCAACCTGGCGATCCGCGCCGCCCACGCGCTCGCCGGGTACGCGGGCGTGCCGCCGTACGCCCGGCTGCACCTGCGCAAGCAGATCCCGCTCGCCGGCGGGCTGGCCGGCGGCAGCGCCGACGCGGCCGCCGCCCTGGTGGCCTGCGACGCGCTCTGGGGCACCGGGCTGTCCCGCGACGAACTGGCCGGCATCGCCGCCGACCTCGGCTCCGACGTGCCCTTCCTGATCCACGGCGGCACCGCGCTCGGCACCGGCCGGGGCGAGGCGGTCAGCCCCGTGCTGGCCCGCCCCACCTCCTGGCACTGGGTGGTCGCGGTCGCCGACGGCGGCCTCTCCACCCCCGCCGCCTACCGCGAGCTGGACCGGCTCCGCGACGCCGGCAGCGCGGGCCCGCCGCTGGGCAGCACCGACGGGCTGCTCGCCGCGCTGCGCCAGCGCGACCCCCGGGTGCTCGCCGCCACGCTCGGCAACGACCTCCAGGACGCCGCGCTGACCATGCGCCCCGCGCTGGCCGACACGCTCAAGGCGGGCGAGGCGGCCGGCGCGCTCGCCGGCATCGTCTCCGGCTCCGGCCCCACCTGCGTCTTCCTCGCCACCGACGAGGCCGACGCCGGCCGGATCGCCGCCGAGCTGGAGACCGCCGGGGTGTGCCGGGAGGCCCGGGTCGCGCACGGCCCGGTGGCCGGCGCCCGCATCGTCTGA
- a CDS encoding ABC-F family ATP-binding cassette domain-containing protein produces MANIVNLDRVSKGYGAAGPLLTDVSLGLDDADRVGVVGLNGAGKSTLLRMLTKQEEPDDGRVTHRRDLRVSWLPQSLTLAPDATVRDVVLGTAWLGEGMGAEHEWAGDAGVRAILDGLGMPHLGLDAPVGTMSGGERRRVALAALLVRDADLLILDEPTNHLDVGGVDWLARHLVTRKGALVVVTHDRWFLDAVCTTTWEVADQTVRAYEGGFAAWTLARVERQRVAAATEARRQNLLRKEIAWLRRGAPARTSKPKFRIDAANALIADVPEPRDTMSLQKLATARLGKQVYDLEQVTLHAGPKEILRDVTWQVGPGDRVAVLGRNGAGKTTLLRMLAGITRPDGGRFAAGQTVRPAFLSQELAELPGHLRVLEAVEEVARRVQLGDREISAAQLAEIFGFDDRRLWTPVSDLSGGERRRLQMLRLLAGEPNVLLFDEPTNDLDTDTLAALEDLLDSWPGTIVVASHDRYLIERVTDVAYGMFGDGRLVHLPGGIDEYLARAAAGGGPAPADLTPATAGPARAGMSAADVRTAKKELGRLERQIAKLEQKEAGLLDQLATHATDYARVAELDAQLKEVRAERERTEETWLTLAEELPAG; encoded by the coding sequence GTGGCCAACATCGTCAACCTGGACCGGGTGTCCAAGGGGTACGGGGCCGCCGGGCCGCTGCTCACCGACGTGTCGCTCGGGCTCGACGACGCCGACCGGGTGGGCGTGGTCGGCCTCAACGGCGCCGGCAAGTCGACCCTGCTGCGGATGCTCACCAAGCAGGAGGAACCCGACGACGGCCGGGTCACCCACCGGCGTGACCTGCGGGTCTCCTGGCTCCCGCAGAGCCTCACCCTGGCCCCCGACGCCACCGTGCGCGACGTGGTGCTCGGCACCGCCTGGCTCGGCGAGGGCATGGGCGCCGAACACGAGTGGGCCGGCGACGCCGGCGTCCGGGCCATCCTCGACGGCCTCGGCATGCCCCACCTCGGCCTCGACGCCCCGGTCGGCACGATGTCCGGTGGCGAGCGCCGCCGGGTCGCCCTGGCCGCCCTGCTGGTCCGCGACGCCGACCTGCTCATCCTCGACGAGCCCACCAACCACCTCGACGTCGGCGGCGTCGACTGGCTGGCCCGGCACCTGGTCACCCGCAAGGGCGCCCTCGTCGTGGTCACCCACGACCGGTGGTTCCTCGACGCCGTCTGCACGACGACCTGGGAGGTCGCCGACCAGACCGTCCGGGCGTACGAGGGTGGCTTCGCCGCCTGGACGCTGGCCCGGGTCGAGCGGCAGCGGGTCGCCGCCGCCACCGAGGCCCGCCGGCAGAACCTGCTCCGCAAGGAGATCGCCTGGCTGCGCCGGGGCGCGCCGGCGCGGACCTCCAAGCCGAAGTTCCGGATCGACGCGGCCAACGCGCTGATCGCCGACGTCCCCGAGCCGCGCGACACCATGTCGCTGCAGAAGCTGGCCACCGCCCGGCTCGGCAAGCAGGTGTACGACCTGGAACAGGTCACCCTGCACGCCGGCCCCAAGGAGATCCTGCGCGACGTCACCTGGCAGGTCGGCCCGGGCGACCGGGTGGCCGTCCTCGGCCGCAACGGCGCCGGCAAGACCACCCTGCTGCGGATGCTCGCCGGGATCACCCGCCCCGACGGCGGGCGCTTCGCCGCCGGGCAGACCGTGCGGCCCGCGTTCCTCTCCCAGGAACTCGCCGAACTCCCCGGCCACCTGCGCGTCCTGGAGGCCGTCGAGGAGGTGGCCAGGCGGGTCCAGCTCGGCGACCGGGAGATCAGCGCCGCCCAGCTCGCCGAGATCTTCGGCTTCGACGACCGGCGGCTCTGGACCCCGGTCAGCGACCTCTCCGGCGGTGAGCGTCGCCGGCTGCAGATGCTCCGGCTGCTCGCCGGGGAACCCAACGTGCTGCTCTTCGACGAACCCACCAACGACCTCGACACCGACACCCTGGCCGCGCTGGAGGACCTGCTCGACTCCTGGCCCGGCACCATCGTGGTGGCCAGCCACGACCGGTACCTGATCGAGCGGGTCACCGACGTCGCGTACGGGATGTTCGGCGACGGGCGGCTGGTGCACCTGCCCGGCGGCATCGACGAGTACCTGGCCCGGGCCGCCGCGGGCGGTGGCCCGGCGCCCGCCGACCTCACCCCCGCCACGGCCGGCCCGGCCCGCGCCGGCATGTCCGCCGCCGACGTACGCACCGCCAAGAAGGAACTGGGCAGGCTGGAGCGGCAGATCGCCAAGCTGGAGCAGAAGGAGGCGGGCCTGCTCGACCAGCTCGCCACCCACGCCACCGACTACGCGCGGGTCGCCGAGCTGGACGCCCAGTTGAAGGAGGTACGGGCCGAGCGGGAACGTACCGAGGAGACCTGGCTGACCCTCGCCGAGGAGCTGCCGGCCGGCTGA
- a CDS encoding DUF4383 domain-containing protein, with protein sequence MSHTPVNHPARPIYRAIGGLVGLYFVVFGVLGIIASAGNDILAQDDTKVLGQGTNLGFSLLSVLLGAVILVGVVIGRNLDVAINQWLAYALMVLGLAELAFLHTDANIFNFSIVTDMVVLTLALVLLMAGMYGKVGSDDEHEAWQKARLVL encoded by the coding sequence ATGTCCCACACCCCCGTCAACCACCCCGCGCGACCGATCTACCGGGCGATCGGCGGGCTCGTTGGTCTGTACTTCGTCGTCTTCGGCGTGCTCGGCATCATCGCCAGCGCCGGCAACGACATCCTCGCCCAGGACGACACCAAGGTCCTCGGGCAGGGCACCAACCTCGGCTTCTCGCTGCTCTCCGTGCTGCTCGGCGCGGTGATCCTGGTCGGCGTCGTGATCGGCCGCAACCTCGACGTGGCGATCAACCAGTGGCTGGCGTACGCCCTGATGGTGCTCGGCCTGGCCGAGCTGGCGTTCCTGCACACCGACGCCAACATCTTCAACTTCTCGATCGTGACCGACATGGTGGTGCTGACCCTCGCGCTGGTGCTGCTGATGGCCGGCATGTACGGCAAGGTGGGGTCGGACGACGAGCACGAGGCGTGGCAGAAGGCTCGTCTGGTTCTCTGA